TGTTATTTATTGCTTGTCCATTCCAACGATGTGGTTGTGGGGCTTTTAGAATGGAAAGATTTGTGGAGTAGAGCTTGCGGACGAGTTGGGTGGTAAGAAAATTATCATGCGAGGAATTGCATTTTGATTTGGCTATGCTAAACTGAAATTAGGAGTCCTTATGTGAGAAGTGAAGAGTTCCTTATAGGATTAAAAGCTACTAGCATAATATTGTTGCTTGTTTTGAAGGGATAATGATATCAACGCTTGCCGCTGGGGAAGGAGTTAAAAAATTATTGTAATGAGTCATGGCTACAGCAAGCAAGCCTGATCAATCTTTAGCCTTGCTGATCCCTGATGTATGTCATCAAGCAAGCCGTTGGTTCTGAAGTGAAGCTTTTACCTTTTTTCTGTCCTTCTCAGTTCATTTTCCAGTATCTAATGATAGTTTTTTCTTTTTCACTTGTTATTTGAAATTAACTGTATGATCAGGCTGGCAAGGTGCGCTCAGGCTGGCACCTTCTTCTCCATTTCTTAGAAGGAGTGTTGTCTAGTGTCGCTCTTTTTAAGGATGAATCATGCCTAAATATCAGGCTATTGACTAAAATAACACTAAAAACTTTTATTTGTTGAGTTCAGCTTTTGCCACATGTCTAACCACTTTCAGACTGTTGGACAACTCTGTGTTAATTTGGATTAGCCAAGGTGCTTACGGTATGGTCCAAAATTGCGACGTTggttctctttcttttcccatAATTTCTGAACTTGTAAAGTTCCCAGGTGAATTTGACTTACTGTCGGTGCTTCTATATAATAAATCATTTAAATAGTGCTTGAACTTTTGTACTAGCTGTTAGTATAATATAATTTTAACATGTGGACATTCATACATACACAATGATAAGTGACACTTTTTTCTATTGAACTAGATTTTTTTTATGATCTATTTGGCGATGGAGTCTTTATCTGCCCCACATAACGTGCCAGCAGTACTATATATATACTTTAAGATTGATGCTTATGTGTCCGAATTGTTCACAGGATGCCGTACTATGCGGCAAAACTTCGTCATTGATTCGTTGGCGTGTGACGCGAATTGTTATCGAAAACTACTTCCTGCAGACGTAAAAGATTGTCTTAGCTGCATCATAGGAAGGCATATAAATTAGAATTTGTTATACAATTGTTTGCATATTTAGTTCACCGTGATGACAATGGTGTACTTACCGGTTTAATACTTTTTGTAACAAGAACGTTATATGCGATGAATATTGTTATTTGTTGGCAGATTTATATCTTTTACACCTCATCTTTTACCCCTCCCCCCCAGCAATGCACGGGCATGAAACTAGTCTCTGGTAAAATCTCTATAATGCCTTGTGTTTCTCACCTCACTCAGCTAGGtttttcacatgaaataaataAATTTAGTCCCGATGTAGCTTACTAAAACAACACCTAGAGGTGAGCGGCTGAGCGCACACTTATCAAGTTATCAGTATGCAACTCTCAATTCTTATCAACTAAGCACAGATTGATGTCACGTATCACAACCcacccacacatacacacacaaaCATCCTACCATACCAACCACAAAGCCTCCAATCGTTTTCAGTACAGCATGCATGTTAGTCCTATAACCAAGCCCAATAATAACGTCTGATCTTTCCCAAAAAAAATGGAAGTGTCTCGTGCAACACAAGTACAGTACATCCCCTCATCCTTGAGGTGCCTTTTCTCGCGCATGCATAGCAAATTAGCAATAAATATTATCCAAGCAAGCCAAATTCCGTTCCATTCACAACAGAAGCAAAGCGAGCAACTGCGAACGCCAGACAGCTAATAAGAGTAATAGAGACATGGAACAGAATCAAACAAACTCACTCCAGCACAAAGCGTGAGGGAGCAACAGATAGGCAACCACACAACCTGGACTGGGATGAGCCAACCAACCATGCACACAGCTAATACCAACTAGCTGTCTGTATTGAAGCATACCAGCAGGGAAAAATATTTACTTGTGAATTCTGCTTGGCCTGGGAATGAAAATATGTTATGCAAGCCTGAGGATAAACCGTCCTCTTCACAACTAGCAGGCATATCGTCAATCACATACAAACCATTGTTCAACACCAAACTAGCAGCAGCATCAGTCAACCTAAATGGCACGCGCACACCTACCATTCACCACCACAGCAGGCAGCACCAATCATCTCGCAAGACACCACCAAATGAACCGATTGTGCAATGCAAAAACACACACCATCACAGATACATACAAGAGCAACATCACTAAAGCTGCTCGTCTCATTGCTTTCTCTTCAAAGATGGCTTCGAAAAACCAAAGTGTCATTGCATCGCACTACATGCCTAACTACCTGTAGCCTTTCTTGCAATTATCCAAAATGGTTTCAGAACCCCCATTAGACATCCCCAGCTTGCGCCGAGGGACTACCATACATTGTGTTAGCAGCTGTACATATCTTTTTCTACAAAATCTACATTTTACCTCTTCAAACCAAAGCGTTTAGCTGGCTACAGAAGCTCCCCTCGACTCCATCCAAGTCACCAATATCCGCATCAACAAATCAAAACTTGTCTTCATTTCAGTAACATTCTTCAGACCTGTCacaacaacaaaaagatttagTCAAACAAAATATCTTCAGACAATATCAGATCGTACTCCTACATGAAAATTTGCAGCACAGTGCAAGTAAAGCATCTAGTGGCACCCacaagggaaaagagagagggaataTGACCTAGCGAAGCAGTTACCATATGCAAAAGCAAGAAAAATGTGCCTCTTCAAAAAAATGCATGCAATTGCAGCCATCTTGATATAAAACTGGAATAATTTATTGCTCAATAGCTGTAACCTTGGAACCAGTGGCTAGAGCAGCCAATAAGACAAATAGAAATAAATTAGCTTTGCCAGTGCAGTAAACATGAATGATGAGAGCAAAATATTTTTGACATCCAACATGCTCCTAGAGCTTGTCAGGTATTCTTCTCATAGCTGTCATGTGCAatttggcaaaaaaaaaaggaagaagaaaacaCGTTATTTTCTTATTTGAAACGGAAATGAGCAATGATGTGCAGCATTATAGCGATAGTAATGagagttcagaatttaagaTACTATTACCCACTAATCAACGGAAGAAATGAACCACAAAACCCAAATAACAGACATGTGCTTCAAGAGAAAAATTGGCATAGGACAAAGGTCACCGGAGTAGGAATGACACACACGACAGTTTCTAAgcctttttttttgttattgTTGTATTGTAAGGTCAATGTCCTGCAGTTATGATTCGCTTCGAAAACCAAAATACACACAATTACTTTCCATCAATATGTGTTCATGAGCTAAACAAAAACCTACTTTGCAGGCGTATAAGTTAGTACAACCTGTATTATTTTCAACAATCCTACGAATTCATCATAATGAGATATATCCCCTTATCATAATTATAAGTCAATTGCAAAAAAACATAATGTCGCTGTATTTATGTCTAAACAAACTTTACACCACCTTGCCTCCATGCGACTATTATTCTAATTTACTTAATAAAATCTAGTTAGATAGGAAATCTAATTTTTTGGAAAAATAAAAGGAATCTGTGTTCCTATATGTATTACTGTGAAAAGTGTGAATCAGCATACAACTCTATCAGTCAGTCTTCGGACACACAAAAAAACTAGAGCTCCTAAATATTGTCATAAACTCCACTGCTCAAACAAACCCAAAACTAATTTCTTACTAAACTACGCGCCTATAATTACTGAGAGCACAATTCAAGTCTAAACAGCAAACAGACAGCAGTTACTAAAAAGAGTAAGGTGTTGAGGCTTTCATTATAGTTAGATGTGCTTCGCTAATTGAAATTTGGAAGTGTTGCAAAGTGAGCACAACAGTACAAGAAAAATGAGGCGCAGAAAAATAACAGACACCACGATGAAACGCTATGAAATATATAGATTTAAGTTCCCAATATTTACTACCAGACCCTCAGTTTATAACTAGCGCGCTTCTAAGCAAGATACAATAAAAACAGTTTGCAGTCCTGATCCATACTCGAAGCAACATCTAAGAAACCGAACATTTGTGTCATGTGAAACATGAGCTTACACTAAGCAAGATTAGTCTGCTGGATGTTGTTGTCAAGACTAGTTACATTGTAAATGTCCTTTCCAAATACTATGGCAGATCTCATCGTTACACCCCAGGCAAGTGCATCTCCATCACAAAACAGACTAAACAAAACCAGCACTTGTTGCACTCAATTCAAATTGCATCCAGTTCCCCGAACTTCACATGTCAAAACCTGCATAAGAGCAATAATTTGAGAAAAGTTGAGGCCATGAGTGAGCAGATAGATGAGAGAATCTAAGACAGATCTACAGGAAAGAAAACTCAGGGGAAACTATAAAGCAGCAAAGAGCAAAAGAGAAAAGAGTACCTCAAGCAAGGAGTTCAGTTTACAACTTTATCAAGAAGGCCTCCAGCAATTAAGTGTGTGGATATCAGAACTGGCTGGTAGCATCTGAGGAACAACATGGCCTGTCAAAAGAAAAATAGAAAGAAAAGGCTTCAAAAAAGAAAACCACAAGGAAACAAATAGACGCCATCCAACAGAGCTGTTTCTTTCCCTAAAGTTAAAAAGGAATAATTGACAAGCTACCATTAAAGAACATTGGACTTCAAGGGGTCTGATTCTTAGTGGATTTTATAAAAATTTCATTCAAGAAAATTCATATGAAAACATAGCCCTTGAGGTGCAACCATAAACTCTTAAGAAACCAAAGACCTGGTAGTGGTGCTCCAGATGGCAAATGGTTTAGAGCAGTATGTTGATGATTCATAGGATTCATTGAAGATCTGTCAATGTTCGACCTTGAATATCCTACATGAGAATTTTACTATTAGTACTGGTCTAAAAGCTGATTCAAAATAACACTTGCAAAGCTTATGGGAGAATATACCATCCTGCACAAATGACCCTTCTGAGCAAGATAGTGCTCTGGCACCTGCCAGCCAATTATTATGCTGGTCATCTGGACTGAAGTTACCAGATGCCATCCGCCAATGCTCTTCAGATGGATAATGACTCTGACTGTTTGGAAAGGACTGCACAATATAAGGATTGCGCGGAGGTGGTACAGCTTGTTGAGCCAAGGGATTCATGTGTGCGATACGAGAGTGTGAATGAACTGGTGGGGTTTGCGCAGATGGAAAGGCACTGAAATTCCCTTGCTGAAAAGGTACACCAGTTGGCCGAAACTGGTAATTACCATTAGACGTTTGTGGTGCCATAAACACGTTATTGTTTCCGTACTCTGCTGGCATTGAAGGTACAAAATTAACCGCAGTTTGTCCATTGGCTGATCCACCAGGAATGAAGTTTGTTGTATTTCCAATAGCTTGAATTGATGTATTTCCTGTCATCTGGGTCAATTGGTTACCCTGCAGCACAAGTCTTTTTTTTTATTATATAACCAAGAACAAATCATGATATGCACGTAAGTTAGGAAAATTATTACATTGGGTGTCCTGAAGTACTCTGGAGCTGGAGGCTGATAACCTAATGATGATGGAGATGAAGGAACAGGCGGCAGAATAGAAGGAAGAGGTGGGGCCTGGGTTGGCGGACGTGGTGGAGCAGGCTGAGGAGGTGGTCCAGAAGGCAGCgggggaggtggtggtggaggtggtgaaGCCGGCGAAAGTGgaagcggtggcggcggaggtggtgtAGCAGGAGGCGGTGAAGGAGGCaaaggaggtggaggaggtggtgaaTCGGATGGaagcggtggaggaggtgatgAACCTGATGGAAGCGGTGGAGGGGGTGGTGAATCTGATGGAagaggtggaggaggtggtgaaTCTGATGGAAGCGGTGGAGGGCCATCAGGCAGAGGGGGAAGCTCATTCTGATCGATCAATGCCTGCTCTGAACCAGGCTCTTGTCTAGAGTCATGTTCAATAAGGATAGCACCATCAGTATGTTGCTTATTGCCTTCCAAAGCACCTTCCATAGCAGCAACAGTAGTTACATTCTCTGGTCTAATAATGTGCTCCTCAACAGAGGCTGGAGCAATAGTATCTTCAGTTTCTCGTATGTTATCACTTTCAACAGGCTGCGAAATAAATGGTGATAATCCATTATTTCGAGGGAAgtcttcatcatcttcaaaGACTTTTGATGATAAAATTCCAGAAagctcaaaagttgcattgctGAGAACAGaataaaccaaaaggcatgtcAGTAATCTCAATAGTGAGTTGGATAGAGAGAATATAACATATATACATGCACTAAAATATTGGGGAATTCTGCTTCATAAGCACAACAAAAATCCAAAAGATCATCGAGGAAGCAGAAAACTTCCAATGTGCAAGTTAATTCATTTATTCAAATTTCAAAACATGTCCTTACTTCCTACCAGCATGTTCACTGAGATTCGTATTGAAGTCAACAAAGTTTGCAATATCACACCCCAGCCTGGTGAAGGTTCTCTCTTAGCACAAAGAGTATTTTGGAAATCCTACTAGCACAGCTTAATGTGGTCACATTACCATAGCATACTCTAGGCTCCACAATACTAACATAACAATCGTACTCTATGATAAACAAATAAAGCCATGCATACATGGGAAAGGTAATGGGGCTGCTGTGCTTCTAGACTTCTTAAACTAAAAGGAGAGAACATCTAACTCATGTCCAGTGCAGCTGTATCACATATGGTATTTTCAAATATGGGCCCAACATGCTTGTTACTATCCAGCATATACTAACCAACGAAACCTAAAATGCAATCCAAGGATATGGATAAACATCAAATTTTTAAGTTGCCATATATTATATTAATCTTATAAGCAAAATGACATAAATTTAAAAGGAAAAAGTCCATTTTACTTCcctcaacaattcactttgtccACTTAACACTCTAAACAAAATTTAGGCTCAAGCTACTACCCCAAACTATTTCAATTGGTCCAATCTACCCCCTAatgatatttctcttttttatttctccgcttacaagtggaatttgaactttaaattttgcaatgtaatttataatatgatgccctatgctagaaaaatacattataattttttataaaaaattttCATGCAGAATTGTATTTTTGTGATAAATTTCGTATTAAATGTTtccaaattatgaaaataaccaTGAAAAATTGTTAATGTATTTTTTAACATATGACATCATGTTCTCTATCCACtcataaaatttgaacttaaaattcaattcatacgtggagaaacaaaaaagagaaatatcatTAGAGGGTAGATTGGACTAATTGGAATTGTTGGGGGAGTAAATTGAGCCTAAATTTTGCTTAGAGGGTTAAGCggacaaagtgaattgttgaagGGAGTAAAATGAACTTTTTCCAATTTAAAATATTGAGTCAATGAATCTACTAGAACTTACATCTCAAGCtacaaaaataaaaatagtCAAATGAGGTatagaactagtaaatggaacATCAGGTCACACTACCTTCCATACTCATCAACAAGCATGTCATCCATCTCCCTAATAGGATCATCTACAGAGCGTTCAGCACGGGATGGTCGCTTCAGCATAAAACTAGTGCTAGTATCATCATTTGGCACCTCGATATCACCCATGTACTTTCGGAGTATTTCTTCTGGCATAATCTTTCTCTCAAGCCACAATCTTAAAACCTACAAAACCCGGTAGCAAAAAAAAAGTGACCTACTGTTAAGAAGAACAATCAGAATCAGTAGTAACGTCAATACTTTGAGGCACTGGCGCCGGTTTTCACGAGCACTAGATCCAGGTGGAGCAGCAGCACCCAAAAGACGAGGCAACGAAGCTTGAACAGTGGGAACATATGAAGCCCCAGCAACGCCTAAACATTTCAAAATTCagataaaaagaaaaagaataactTTGGGGCATCAGATAGCTCTGAGAGCAGGATTAATGTAATAAAAACAAATTTACCTCTCTGAGAATGAGAACACTGCGTTATAGAATCCACAAGAAAAAGGAGGTCAATTCTGCGATGCAAATTAGGCTCGCTCTCCAATTTCTGTACGAGAAGCTCTACAATCTGGATTAGAAATAATAAGGATAGTGAACTAATGATGAAACAATAATGCAGATAGCATGCGTGTTTGTAAGCATGTCAGATTCAAAAATATTCGTGCGTGTGGATGTGTATGCGCAtgcacgcgcgcgcgtgtgTGTTTGTGAGTGAGTGAGTGAGTGAGTGAGTGAGAGAGAGAACCTCTCCAGCAATGCCATATTTAGAGCACTCAATTGCATGGCGTGTTGCACGTCCTATACTATCCTTTGTCCTTGATAGTGTCTCTATCATTCCCTCCAAAGCATCACGAGCAATCGCTGCATCAGTACCACCGCTAGGTGAACCGCTGGCCTGCCTAGATTTGGGACTCTTTCCATGCTCATGGTCAAGCTCCATTGGGCTTTTCAGAACAATACGTTGACCAGGACTCTCAGGAAGAGCAATTCTGGGTGGGGATGGAATGCGAAAAACAGGACTAGGGCTTAGTCCTGGCAAACCATATGGTGTTGAGGTACTACCAACATTATCAGTCAAAGACCCATCAAACTTTCCATGAGTAGACGCCATAAGGTTTCTCCTTGCTTGGGCAGCTGCAATAAGATGTTTCATTGACTTGACCGAGTCAGGGTTAGGTTCAGAAGAAGCTGCTTTATCAACAGAAATGGATCTGCAAAAGAGAAAACCACAAACTATCAACAATGTGCACAGCTAAACTTTTTGAACGCAAATATTTAAGtatcagaaaaaaaaagttgGTCAGTTCAAAATGCAAAGCAGTATACCTTTCCTCTTTCAAGTGATCACGCTTCCCAGCCCGTTCAGCTGACACAGTCACAGTGGTGCTCACCTTATGCTCAACAGCCTGTGCCCCAGGCTTCAATTTTGCCTTCGTGTCTTCCGATTTAGAAAGCAAGGAGTTCTTTTCTGAGGCAGGATAGTTTCGAGAATGGGAGTTCCCAGATGTTAGGTGCAACTGTTTAGAAGAACTATGAAGTTTCTTCACCTCAGAGGATGTAGGCATTTTTACTTGACTAGAGGATTTGCGATCAAGCAGGTTCATTTTGTTACCCATGCCAGCAGAAGTATCAGCTGACCCTGTGAGTGATCTTCTCCCCATTACCTGTTGTCTGGCATGCATTTTATCCTGATTCGGTGAAGAACAAACTAGCTCATGCTTCGCAGGTGACATCCCAGAACCTTTTGATTTCTCTTCTCTTGCAGGGCCTGATTTTTTTAAAGAAGCATTGCCAACATGAGATGAAAATTTTCCCCGACTACCTGCCTTTTCAGCTGGGACTATATGTGTAGAGATAGATTTGGCCGAAGTTCTGTGAAGTGGTGTTCTCTGTCCTTCATCCTCGTCATCATCAAAGCGACACGCTCTTCTCTTGGGTTTGGCCAATTGCCTATCAACACGTGAGGCACCCTCCTTCATGCTTGAACCCTTTTTAGCAGAATCAGCGATAGTTGACTGAGTTGCAGAACAAGATGCTGGTTCCAAAACCTCAGAATGAAGCCTTGATACGGGTGATACAACACTATCTGATCTCCGTGCCCTATCATCACTGATACTAGTCTTAGGAATCGTGTTTTTTCCTGTTTCTACAGCGGTAGATCTCTCATGTTTCATAGCATTATGCTTTTCATAATTAATGCTTAACTTCGCCTCACTCTTGGCAACTGTCTTATCTGTTTCACCAGCCTTGTCCATAAGTCTTGGCTTTTTTGCCGGACGTATATCAGTATTACTGTCCGTCTTGCGTTGGCCACCACCAGGCAGAGACTTCTTATCGGAAGAAAACCCACCAGATGATTTTCCAGTCAACTCCTTATCAGGCTTGCCATGCACAATTTTATTATGGTCCCTTTTCTCTGAACCAGTGGCAAGTGATTGTTTTGCTGTGATTTTTGACTTCTTAAATtctctgctctctttgtcagcCGTCATGTTTAATACATCGGATGCAACCTCTGTAGCAGTCCTTCCAGTAGAACTACCAATATCAGCACGCTTATTTTCCTTCTTTTCAGCATTCCTCAACAGCTTGTTGGCTTTAGATTTCATTGGCACTTCAAGGGCGCAAACTACCTCCAAGTTAGGGTCCAGAACAAAACCTTCTGGTGGACGGCTCTCATTTTCAATTTTAACCTCTTCAGTCTCCCTTTCTGCACGCACAGAAGTTGGTGAATGCTCCTGTTCTAGGTACATGTCAAGTGCAGACTTGGATGCAACCGGCTTTTTTGTCTTCGGATGCTCAGGATCCTGTAGTGAAGATGTTTTGTTTTGAGACACTGCTAAAGAATGATCCCCTATTTCATGACCACCATCTTTCATGTCCTCCTCAGTACCTGAGCCTTGCCCTGAAGCATTCGAGTCATCAGTAGGGCTATCACTCTCCATTCGGTCCAACCCTGGAGTCTCACCATCGACAGGTGACTTCGCAAGGTGCTCTGTAGTCTTTTCACTCTGATCAAGCAATGCTCCACTTGCAGCTTCAGATGATTTTGGCAGCTCACTATATGCCTTGCAGATCTGCTCTACGGCATCATTATAAGCTTGGACATATTTTCTTTGCACTTTAATATTTGGAGCTCGATCTAACAGATCATTCTTTGTCTTCTCCGTAAATTCCTGAAGATCTGCCAGTGGTACAAAAGCACTGCAGGATGATATTTGTTCATTAGCAACCAAGTAATCATAGCAAGGAAACAGACAGCAAAGGCAACAAACTAACACCAAACCATGTGGCTATCACAGCAAGGAAAAGGTAGAAAAGCAACATTATCAGAATATATCTATTAAGTATAACTTGGCAAACAGCTAAACGAACAGCAAGTTAAAAAATTTAAGCAATCTCTGTCAGGCTTTAACAGGAGCAAGCTACGAAGAAATAAAACCTATTATTGGTTTGTTAGTTCTGCAAAACGTAGGCCGTAGGAGTTGTCCAGAACATTGTACGGACTCAGTAAGCAAAATAAGAGGCTTAAAGCAACAAAGTGAGGATATTTCAGGAAGCAATTTCTAGTAATAAATGCTTCCATCTCTCAACCTAGttaaaaaaaaaaacatgcCTAGGGACTGGCCATGCAAACAGCAGCAAGTAACCTAACATCCACAATGGAGCTAGGAATTGCACGAGCTTTTACACTATAAAAATAAGTGAAACTAGTCAGATAAGGTAAATGTGGAGGTCGGTTGGTTAGAATTGGAATCCACAAGTTTTGAGATGCAAGTTAAATATTTACATAGGCAATAGGCAATCCAAACATGAGAATAGTCAGGACTACAACTCCACTTCTCTAGATTTGCATTCTTTCTTTAATAAGTTGACTTATGAAAGCCATTTtgcaaaaaaagagagaaactGAAGGATTATGTTCTCCCTAGAACTGCAAAATACATAACTAGCTAACAAGTACTTCCACACACAGAGATATGGGAGGCACGTGGAAATTGTAATTTTGACAGGTAGGATAAAAAATTTCAGGCGGTAAACATCTACTCCCTTGTCGTGACCTGAAACCGTCTAGTTGTCTGAGCTAAACGACACTAGTAAGAAACTGCACGCTCAACGTGATCTATTGCATGGCAAAAGACCTTTTAATCTCCATGCGGCATATGTACCCAACAGCAAACTGGGAATGTAGGTTTGCCGCGTGTTAAACATGCAGTAGTAAATATAAATGGAAGTAGAAAAGTAAAAGGCTGCCCCTGCAATCATACAGGTCAGACGACCAGGCTTGGTTATTAAACAAGTAGCAAGCAACCGTCCTAGAGTGGCATTGTTAGACGATTTGTATACTAAGCATGCGTGTTGGGCACGCATGACCCAATAAGGAATGAATTGATGAGTTGCAGGAATGGCGGTTGCAATAACGGGAAAAAAACGGTTTGCAGGGTAAAGAACTTACATCTCTCTGGTGCCATAGAAGTAGACGAAGAACTTGCGCGGCGTTGGCGTCTGGTCCCAGTCCTCAGGCCTGCTGATCTGCAGGGACGGGAATGGAGAGCGTTAGTTGAGCCGAGGCAGGAGGGATAAGGTGTTGGCAACCCTAAGCAGAAGCAATGGAGAGAAGAGGGAAGCTTACCTTGGCTGGCCAGGCCGGGTATCCCTTGATCTTGGCGAGGACGAGGTCGCCGAGTTGGGGTTCCCTGGTCCACTTGCGGCCCTGCTTGGCGCCGCGCCTACCGCCGGGAGGCattggcggcgggggcggcggaggaggaggacgccccTCCCCCCAGCGTCGAACCCTAACCTAAGCCTAGCAGCAGAGAGCGGCGGGGGGGCGGAGCGAGGAGGCGGCCCCACCCTAGGGTGGGAAGCCTCGCGGGTCGGAACCCACCCCAAGCACCCGCAACCCTAGGGTCGGAAAGGGGCGGGCGAGGCGCGGGTGGCGATGGAATCGGCGGGCGGATTGCGTGCGATCCCCTCCGCTTCTTAGGAGGTGCTGCTTGGAATCGCCTTTGGGTGGGGGATGGGGTTGgggatgctgctgctgctgcgcggcggctgctgcttcttcttcctcctcgcgtcGCGGcgtctcctcctccttccctgcCTCCCAGTCCCTCCCTCCCCCTCGGCGCTGCGGATGCGGCTCTACTGTTGTGCGGCTGCGATGTGGTCCCCCCTTCCCTTCGCTTCCTGGGCTTCGGCCGTGCCGTGCCCAGGTCGGAGATTACCAGCATCAGCACCGCCACCAGCCGCCCGATCTGCATCGCACGGTTGCGACACATTGCTCGAGCCAGCACGGACTGCTCGTTTATTAAGCTTGTAAGCCAACACATGCAAATCAGCAAAGGCATCATCAATTTCATACAATCGACCAAAACATAGCAAGATCGGATCAAAGCCAAAAAAAGGGCTGAAGGATTTGGATTTGGCAAAACGGATGAAGCAAGTGCAAAGATCCATCAGATACTCGGAACTTGGCGAGGACGAAGGCTTTGTGCGGTCGTGCTCCTCGTTGTTTATGTTTTGTCGTCCTTCTGTGGTAACCTTCAATGTTTTTTTTTGCTTATGTTTGGATCCGTGAACTGTCCGCGGAATCCAAATTTGGGTAATACAATGCCTTAGAGGAGTTGCACCAGAATATGCATAAGTTCCAGACCAATTCCTTTATCTTATAGGTCCAAAATATTTACAAGAAAAAAGTACTGCGAATGTTGTTCAGAATGCAATGCAGAACTCGAGCATCCAAATACAACCGAATTAGAAGGGAAACAAAATGCAAACTACTT
The Panicum hallii strain FIL2 chromosome 6, PHallii_v3.1, whole genome shotgun sequence genome window above contains:
- the LOC112897085 gene encoding ENHANCER OF AG-4 protein 2, which gives rise to MPPGGRRGAKQGRKWTREPQLGDLVLAKIKGYPAWPAKISRPEDWDQTPTPRKFFVYFYGTREIAFVPLADLQEFTEKTKNDLLDRAPNIKVQRKYVQAYNDAVEQICKAYSELPKSSEAASGALLDQSEKTTEHLAKSPVDGETPGLDRMESDSPTDDSNASGQGSGTEEDMKDGGHEIGDHSLAVSQNKTSSLQDPEHPKTKKPVASKSALDMYLEQEHSPTSVRAERETEEVKIENESRPPEGFVLDPNLEVVCALEVPMKSKANKLLRNAEKKENKRADIGSSTGRTATEVASDVLNMTADKESREFKKSKITAKQSLATGSEKRDHNKIVHGKPDKELTGKSSGGFSSDKKSLPGGGQRKTDSNTDIRPAKKPRLMDKAGETDKTVAKSEAKLSINYEKHNAMKHERSTAVETGKNTIPKTSISDDRARRSDSVVSPVSRLHSEVLEPASCSATQSTIADSAKKGSSMKEGASRVDRQLAKPKRRACRFDDDEDEGQRTPLHRTSAKSISTHIVPAEKAGSRGKFSSHVGNASLKKSGPAREEKSKGSGMSPAKHELVCSSPNQDKMHARQQVMGRRSLTGSADTSAGMGNKMNLLDRKSSSQVKMPTSSEVKKLHSSSKQLHLTSGNSHSRNYPASEKNSLLSKSEDTKAKLKPGAQAVEHKVSTTVTVSAERAGKRDHLKEERSISVDKAASSEPNPDSVKSMKHLIAAAQARRNLMASTHGKFDGSLTDNVGSTSTPYGLPGLSPSPVFRIPSPPRIALPESPGQRIVLKSPMELDHEHGKSPKSRQASGSPSGGTDAAIARDALEGMIETLSRTKDSIGRATRHAIECSKYGIAGEIVELLVQKLESEPNLHRRIDLLFLVDSITQCSHSQRGVAGASYVPTVQASLPRLLGAAAPPGSSARENRRQCLKVLRLWLERKIMPEEILRKYMGDIEVPNDDTSTSFMLKRPSRAERSVDDPIREMDDMLVDEYGSNATFELSGILSSKVFEDDEDFPRNNGLSPFISQPVESDNIRETEDTIAPASVEEHIIRPENVTTVAAMEGALEGNKQHTDGAILIEHDSRQEPGSEQALIDQNELPPLPDGPPPLPSDSPPPPPLPSDSPPPPPLPSGSSPPPPLPSDSPPPPPPLPPSPPPATPPPPPPLPLSPASPPPPPPPPLPSGPPPQPAPPRPPTQAPPLPSILPPVPSSPSSLGYQPPAPEYFRTPNGNQLTQMTGNTSIQAIGNTTNFIPGGSANGQTAVNFVPSMPAEYGNNNVFMAPQTSNGNYQFRPTGVPFQQGNFSAFPSAQTPPVHSHSRIAHMNPLAQQAVPPPRNPYIVQSFPNSQSHYPSEEHWRMASGNFSPDDQHNNWLAGARALSCSEGSFVQDGYSRSNIDRSSMNPMNHQHTALNHLPSGAPLPGHVVPQMLPASSDIHTLNCWRPS